In the Sorghum bicolor cultivar BTx623 chromosome 4, Sorghum_bicolor_NCBIv3, whole genome shotgun sequence genome, GATGGAAGAAGTAACTTCGACAGGGAACTCCAAAAATCTTCTGAATTTTCTTCCTTCCAAAACAGAAAATGCAACAGAAAATTTATTTTCAAgccaagaagaaaagaaaattaagCCGAGATGCGTTGCTGTGGTGCCACTGGTCAACCTGTTACTCTATTCCAACGCTGTCattagtttagctgtaaatgtcAAAGTCGTGAACCACACGGAACCAaagatttttctttttctaaaaaaggaaaaaaaaactcgaAATTACTTTTCTAAGTTTCTCCGTGTCctctaaaatgaatctcacctAAACAAAAGATTACTTCTGACTAAAACTGAGACTCTCCATGTTTAAACTTACCACGTCAGCACGTATGCATCCTGATCCCGTAGGCCTGGCCGACGTTCAGGCCAGCCCCAACGCGGTGATGTGGCTTGTAGCCTTAACCAGCCAGCTAGGTTCGGATGCCAAGTTGGAGGTAAACTAGTGGCTTGCAAGCTATCAGTGCTTCATGCTAAAGATGTTGATAGAAAGCAACGGGTGAGAGTAGGAGAAAAAAAACAGAGTACGATGAATTCAGATAAATAAAAAAGCTAGTTGTTATTTTCATTGTGTGTATGGTAGACTTGGAGCTCTGAATCTACATGTAACTAAACTTTTTATCTAAGACCACCATGGATGTATGCTTGCGTTGGGCATGCTCTCAACAGCAGCCCAGACATTATCATCGTGCACGCCACACACGGTAGGGGACGTATGGAGACCCGAATTTCAGGGATAGCTAACTAGCAAATTTGAAGAGCCATCTTAAAGACGATTTTTACAAAACGATTTATCtagtgttggagatgctctgaaacttgggttgatttcatttggtccAATTTACGTCTCACAAGAATTTTTTTCCATGTAtaagttaaggccttgtttagttccataaaaattttgcaaaatttttcagattctccgtcacatcgaatctttagacgtatgcatgaagtattaaatatagattaaaataaaaactaattgcacgatTTGGTCGaaaattaacgagacgaatcttttgagcctagttagtctataattggacaatatttgtcaaatacaaacgaaagtgttactattcatattttgcaaaaaattttggaactaaacaaggcctaaatcttaATTTCAAATTTGTGAGCTATTGACGGACATCATAAGTTATTTTAGAAAACTACACTATAAGTTATTCGTCATTAGGATTCATATGTTTTTGTGTTTCTGGTGTTAATTAATTTATTACTAGACTAGATATCCTAACATGTCAGAATATTGATAAAAAAATTGTGATGTATTCTTTAACATGTGTTATCTATTCCCTCGTATATTTTGAAATTAAAAACCAACTTAAATGTAGGAAAACAGAAAAACTAATATTATTAAGAGATAAATTGGACAAATTGAAATACTTGAGGAAGTAAACCGAACCAAATGTTAGTTTGCAGTTATCTAAACGTTGTACTGATTTGGACTATTTCAACCAAAAAAAATACTGTCAGTAGTATCCAATCATGAATTGGTGCAGGCAGGGTAACTTTTTTTTCTGATCTGTATTTATGTGCAGGTTAATGacaatttatatctatttaagGAACATTATGTTACAGCCCATTTGAGGATGTAAGAGGGTCACACAGAGAGCAAGAAGGAGAACATGTGGGGGTACAATGGAAGCCACCAAGGAAGGATCAGTGCAGAAAGGTCAGGGACAAGAGGGCAACGACGCCAGCCCACAAGAGGCCGTTCGCCGTGTTGGAGCTGAACGCCGATGAGGTGTTGTCAGCCGCCTTTGGTGCCGGCGCGTCGGCGGTGATCACAGCTTTAACCGGAGGCAGCGGCGGGTCCACTACGTCAGTGGGTTGGagcaacggtgccggcgctcccGCCGGAGCCAACATCCCGGGGGCTGCCAGGTTGACCAGAGCGCCAGGTTGTGCAGGCAGGATCGAGTAGCTCAGGTTCAGCTTCATGTCACTGCATGGACTCCCTGCAGTTCATACATAGTAATTGCTCAAAGCTTTTTTGTCTGAAAACAAAAGGACATATACTTATTTGGTATAGCTGCATCATCTGAGATTTTTCGTGAGTGTTTCATATCATAGCTGGCTTGGCTATCATCAGGCTATATCAGATACTCACTGAAGTAGGAAGCTGCAGTGGCAGGGTAGTCCGTGACGATCCCATCGGCCACCACCGAATAAGCGTAGGTAGCGACCTCGATCGTCGGGTCAGCGAAGAAGTCGAAGCCGAGGTTCATGAACTCGTTCTTGAGCACGCCAACAAACACGGTGAGGTTGGCGGCCTGTAGGCTGCCGACCGTGTCGGTGAAGTGCGTCATGAAGTAGCCGGTGATCTGCGCAACCGAGTTCCGGTTGATCCTCACCGTGTCCGCGAACTTCTTGATGTCATCCAGCGACGGCTTGGAGGCGCCGCTGATCTTGGCCTCGATGTTGAGCACCCTCCTGAATGTCTTGAACTTCTTGAACGCCTCCAGCACCGACGAGTCGTCGGACTGGACGAACACCTGCTGCTTGGTCTCCTTGTCGTAGCCCGCCTTGGTCAGCGCGCTAGACACCGCCTCCACAATGCCGATCCCTCTCTTGGCGAGGTATGCAGCATGCTGCATGTGTGCATCGGCACAAGAATGCTTGCATTGatcgatatatatatgtatatatttttcTGAACAGACAGacagaaaaaagaaacaaaCGACCGTAACTAGGAGGAACTGAATGCTTATTTCTTACCTCTATTTCGATCAGTATACCGGTGATGTTGCTGGCCTTGGCCAAGTCTAAGAAATGGGGCAAAGTCATCAACTTGCCGGCATTCTTTGCTAGAGGATTTCTTTGCATGCCTGCCTGAGCAAACGGAGAGACGAGGGCGGCTGCTCAGATCAAGAGGGGGGGAATGGTTGTCAGTGCATGAGCAAATATGACATGACATTGTAGGGGGGAAAACTATGAACAAGCAAACAGATGTTCTTCACATACGCCTCAAGGTTGCAATCTCACTCCATGACAGATCGAACGAGAAAATGCCAGACTTGTTCTGGATCTCATGGACAGTAGAGGCTTTGGACGCAAAAGCGGTGGCCGCGGTCGTGGAGCTGGAGATATCAGCGGAGTGCATGCAGAAGGCCGTTCCGTCTTTTGACATCTGAACCGTGCAATCGATGATGTCAGCGGCATCTTTGATCGCCTCCTGGTAGGCAAGATCTGTGCTGCCGGCGAACATGCCGCTCGCGCCGTTGTGGGTGATGATCAGCGGCCTGCTTTTTCCAGGAGGTGGTAGAGGATTGCCCTTGGAATGAGCCATGCAAGCTGGGGAAAAAAAGCAAAAACCCTTGAGACTTTAAAAGGAGGAAAACTGGAAAAGATGGTAAGCTGCTACGGAGTAGCACATAATGTGCAGgtttctatcatgaattcatgaTGGACAACAGTTTTTAGCTCTTTCCAGTTCCAACATTGAATACAATTCTTACCAACAGCCCCTGATGCGGTGACCGGGAAGTCCGTAAGCACACCGTCAACAGAGAAGTCTGGATTGTCTATGAACTGCAAGTACTCTGCAGAGGGATCATAGCTGTAGTTGTAACTCAAGACGATATCATTGGCAAATCCGGATGCATACACTTCCAGCCCGATGGCATGAGCATCTTTGACCAAACTGGTGGGCGATGGCGCCAAGTACTGATCCTTTTCTACTGGCCAGATGTATGTCTTGGGCACAAGAATCCCAACTGCGAATTCCTTGATGGATTTTAGATCTTTCAGAAGTTCCCCATATGTTTTCTTGGTTGAAGGCTCCTCAATGTCTTCATTGAGTAACCGGAAGATGAGCTTTGTCTTGGCTTTCTTGAGCTTCCCACCCAAGCTTTTCAAGAATTCAATCTCCGGCGAGGAGATGTAAGAGAGGGTATCTTTTGGTAGTTCTAATATATAATCTTCACTACTTAATTTGTGCTCCAAAAAGAATGAATTGTACTGCGAAAGTGAACAAGTCGTGTTACAAGTTAGATGCATAACATGTTGAAATAAGAAGAGGGAAGGCTCGTGGATTGACTGGAATCACATTTACCTGTACATTAAGCCATATTTGAGGGGGGTGGAGTTCAACAACTTCATCAAGCGGGTACATCCGCAAGGAGCCATCAAATGTGCTTGGGCGCGAAAAGATGTTCTGTATCACTGAGGGATTACCAAAGCAAAGCATGTCAAGCCAGTACAATTCTGACAGGAAACTAATACTTCAAAATGGTTAGTTCCACCTTAATTTTCTCCCCCCTCCCCTTTTTTTTGCAAAAGCGTCATCCATATGGAGCAGAAATCGAACACTGAATGTTCAGTTAGGAAGTAATCAGAGGGTTCTTTTCTGCTTACATGAGACGTTCTGCGCCAGCTGTTCTGCGGTGAAATCTAGAGAGAACCAGCCACGGACATCTTCTCCGTGCAGCTTGTATGTCCTTTCCATCTTGGGGAAGATCTCAGAGACAGTCGTCGAGTTATCAAGGGTCAACCCTGTTTTGCAGAAGCCTATACGGTCGCTTGACAATTGTAGATCACATAACAGAACGACATCAGGCAAGCAGGCAGTCAAGGCAAACTGGTAGGCAAACTGGCTCGAGTCAGGAAACAAGCCAGAGAATCCTCCTCGAGCTATGACTAGAGGGGGAAGACCTGTAGGATGATAGCAATAGCATTAGCAGCTAAGCAGCATGGCATTGCAATTGTACAAACAGAACACTTGAAACTTGATAAATGACAGAGCAGACACTGCAATAGAAAAATCAGCAAATCTCTGGCAAATGCTGATTGATTGAATCCTGAGCAaacaacaagaaaaaaaatgtaaaaaatACAATAccgctcagagtcagccattTTGGCCCTGCTGGAGGTTTCAAAGCAGCACTGGCTCCTTGAAGCAGTAAGAGGATCAAAAACATGTGAGGATAGCTTGCTCCCATTTGGTCAGGAGGAGCACCCTACATTACAGCGCAATTCTGTGAGCTCCTGAAAAATGCAGTAACAAGTAATCTGCTACTTTCTCTTTTGAGAGGAAAGAGAATCGTCAGGTACTTCAGGAATCCAGACAATAACTGGAAACAATAACATGCATTCATAAACAAAAAATGTAAGCCGTGGAaaagaattaaaaaaaatcGGAGAAGTCTACTAACGTtcaatgaacatgattaatcgGTTAAGGGGAGCGGTGACCTTGCACCACACATGAAATTTCAGACAAATCCAAGCAAAAGTTGAAACACAAAGATTTCAGGAGAGAAACGTACCTCACATGAAACTCCAAGAAGAAAATTGAGAGAAGCTGTTCTCCGGCCCCACCGAGGCTAAGGTCCGCAGGCACACTATATCAGATTGTGGAGAGGAGACAAAGGAGGAGGTTTGCAGACAAAGAAAAACCTCCTAAAATTAGATGGCTCCTGAATGATGGCCACCATTCAGCAACAGGCTTAATTTAGAGCTCCAACTCACAAAAATAACTTGTTACACATGCTCCTTTTCCCAAAGGGGAAAATGAGAGGCGTGGTACATCACGTACTGCATCCATCTGGCAGTTTTCATTGGGAGGGCGCAATTTTTGACGCTTGAAACACAACTAGTCATTGCTTTTACTGTTGTAATCGATCACATGTCCTTGTAACAGCCTTCTTAAATGCTTGTTGAACATATCAGGCATTAAGAACAGCACAACTCCCACATTTTTTTAAGAATTTTTTGTAACAGCCCTCTTAAGAAAGAAAGCATATGGCAGTTTTTCCTGTCTGTATATTTCACAAATTTCTACAAAATGCTGCAAAGCATAGTGATTTAAAAAAAAGTTCAACAGCATAGTATTGGTCACCTAAGCCAATAATCACACACGAAATAGTAACGCGGTGAACTTATTGGA is a window encoding:
- the LOC8079427 gene encoding glycerophosphodiester phosphodiesterase GDPDL7 isoform X1 — protein: MGASYPHMFLILLLLQGASAALKPPAGPKWLTLSGLPPLVIARGGFSGLFPDSSQFAYQFALTACLPDVVLLCDLQLSSDRIGFCKTGLTLDNSTTVSEIFPKMERTYKLHGEDVRGWFSLDFTAEQLAQNVSLIQNIFSRPSTFDGSLRMYPLDEVVELHPPQIWLNVQYNSFFLEHKLSSEDYILELPKDTLSYISSPEIEFLKSLGGKLKKAKTKLIFRLLNEDIEEPSTKKTYGELLKDLKSIKEFAVGILVPKTYIWPVEKDQYLAPSPTSLVKDAHAIGLEVYASGFANDIVLSYNYSYDPSAEYLQFIDNPDFSVDGVLTDFPVTASGAVACMAHSKGNPLPPPGKSRPLIITHNGASGMFAGSTDLAYQEAIKDAADIIDCTVQMSKDGTAFCMHSADISSSTTAATAFASKASTVHEIQNKSGIFSFDLSWSEIATLRPALVSPFAQAGMQRNPLAKNAGKLMTLPHFLDLAKASNITGILIEIEHAAYLAKRGIGIVEAVSSALTKAGYDKETKQQVFVQSDDSSVLEAFKKFKTFRRVLNIEAKISGASKPSLDDIKKFADTVRINRNSVAQITGYFMTHFTDTVGSLQAANLTVFVGVLKNEFMNLGFDFFADPTIEVATYAYSVVADGIVTDYPATAASYFRSPCSDMKLNLSYSILPAQPGALVNLAAPGMLAPAGAPAPLLQPTDVVDPPLPPVKAVITADAPAPKAADNTSSAFSSNTANGLLWAGVVALLSLTFLH
- the LOC8079427 gene encoding glycerophosphodiester phosphodiesterase GDPDL7 isoform X2 — its product is MAAKWAQKTVVIPAHRRGCHLITPKILREIEGDLAGFKCGLAHFFLQHTSASLTINENYDSDVQADTETFLNRIVPEGHNAPWRHTMEGLPPLVIARGGFSGLFPDSSQFAYQFALTACLPDVVLLCDLQLSSDRIGFCKTGLTLDNSTTVSEIFPKMERTYKLHGEDVRGWFSLDFTAEQLAQNVSLIQNIFSRPSTFDGSLRMYPLDEVVELHPPQIWLNVQYNSFFLEHKLSSEDYILELPKDTLSYISSPEIEFLKSLGGKLKKAKTKLIFRLLNEDIEEPSTKKTYGELLKDLKSIKEFAVGILVPKTYIWPVEKDQYLAPSPTSLVKDAHAIGLEVYASGFANDIVLSYNYSYDPSAEYLQFIDNPDFSVDGVLTDFPVTASGAVACMAHSKGNPLPPPGKSRPLIITHNGASGMFAGSTDLAYQEAIKDAADIIDCTVQMSKDGTAFCMHSADISSSTTAATAFASKASTVHEIQNKSGIFSFDLSWSEIATLRPALVSPFAQAGMQRNPLAKNAGKLMTLPHFLDLAKASNITGILIEIEHAAYLAKRGIGIVEAVSSALTKAGYDKETKQQVFVQSDDSSVLEAFKKFKTFRRVLNIEAKISGASKPSLDDIKKFADTVRINRNSVAQITGYFMTHFTDTVGSLQAANLTVFVGVLKNEFMNLGFDFFADPTIEVATYAYSVVADGIVTDYPATAASYFRSPCSDMKLNLSYSILPAQPGALVNLAAPGMLAPAGAPAPLLQPTDVVDPPLPPVKAMSGAGPSSDSEDLNEVIDAVEVESATPGASLLAKMAVAIGIAATATVISLVMKEPSSGPSFSLPQIVDASTQSDTAAATIGYTFSLFGKKVIIPEYTPGWVYFWLLMAAGFGLFISEEALNVWAGISLARTLCLDGTWQSLVTSFSANASYIVSTVLWIYWGVCISDMIPFYLGKLFRQTRASEDISSKIGIGKEKALSISQAVQKYGNLIGFVERFSIGVRNPTAFLAGALGISADFFFAGVCFGCLFTLPIQLAVGFLLRERPVVALASVAAAVGIWTMFPYAAAACTALFFYFGRQQSNN